The Amycolatopsis sp. DG1A-15b genome contains the following window.
GTCCCCGTCACCCCGCTGCTGCGCGTGCGGCCGGCCACCGGCGGGTACACCCTGCGCGTCGCGGTCCCGCTCGCGCGGGACGCCGAGGTCGACCTCGCCCGCGTCGACGACGACCTGGCGATCACCGTGGACGGCTTCCGCAGGCTCATCGCCTTGCCGGAGCCGCTGCGGCCGTGCCGGATCACCGGCGCGGAATCCGACGCCGACGGCCTGGTCGTGCACCTGGCCGGGAACCGGGGACGCGGGTGAGCGAAGAGGAACACGGGCCGCGCCTGACGGAGGAGATCCGCCTGCTCGCCGAGATGGTCGCGGAGAAGGCGGCGCCGTGGCTCGAAGGCGTGCTCGCGGCCGGGCACGACACCTTCTTTTCGGGGGTTCCGGGTGGCGGAGCCCCCGGCTCGGGGCGAAGCCCCGGTGGTTGCAGCAGCTTCTTTTCGGGGGTTCCGGGTGGCGAAGCCCCCGGCTCGGGGCGAAGCCCCGGTGGTTGCAGCAGCTTCTTTTCGGGGGTTCCGGGTGGCGAAGCCCCCGGCCCGGGGCGAAGCCCCGGTGGTTACGGGACCCCTGACGAGGCGAAACCGGACGGTTCGGCGTGCGGCTGGTGTCCGCTCTGTGCGATCGTCGCGGTGGTGCGGGGGGAACGGCCCGAGCTGGTCGCGCGGCTGGCCGAGCAGCTCGCGCAGCTGATCGCCCTGCTGCGTGCGGTGCTCGCGGACCGGTGGGAGCCGCAGGAGGGCGTGCACATGCCCGGGTTCCGGCCCGCGCCGCGGCCCGCGGCGGACGCCACGGTGTCGGTCAGGGTGCAGCACATCGCCGTCCGCCGGCGCGACGAGTGGGAGAGCTGAGTGCGGACGATAGGGGTGGACGTCGGCGGGACGAGCATCCGGGCCGGCGTGGTGGACGAACGCGGCTCCCTGCTCGACACGGCCCGCGTCGCGACGCCGACCGAGGAAGGTGCCCTCGAGGACGCCATCGCCGGTGTGGTCGAGGACCTGCGCAACCGGCACGACGTGGCCGGGGTCGGCCTGGCGGTGGCGGGCTTCGTGGCGCGCGACCGCCGGTCGGTGATGTTCGCCCCGCACCTGGCCTGGCGCGGCGCGCCGGTCGCCGACCGGATCGAAAAGCGCGTCGGCCTGCCGGTGCTGCTGGAGCACGACGTCAATTCGGCGATCGTGGGCGAGCACCGCTTCGGCGCGGCCCGCGGCGCCCAGGTGGCCGCCCTGGTGGCCCTGGGCACGGGCATCGGCGCGGGGCTGCTGCTGGACGGCAAGCTCTACCGCGGCGCGTACGGCGTCGCGCCGGAGCTGGGTCACTTGACGGTGGTCCGCGGTGGCCGCCCCTGCCCGTGCGGCAAGTACGGCTGCTGGGAGCGGTACTGCAGCGGAACGGCCCTGGCGGCCACGGCGGTGGAGCTGCTGGCGCGGCACCCGGGCCGGTCGACGGTGCTGGCTCCCCAGGTCGCGGGCGACCCGGGCTCGGTGAC
Protein-coding sequences here:
- a CDS encoding ROK family protein; translated protein: MDVGGTSIRAGVVDERGSLLDTARVATPTEEGALEDAIAGVVEDLRNRHDVAGVGLAVAGFVARDRRSVMFAPHLAWRGAPVADRIEKRVGLPVLLEHDVNSAIVGEHRFGAARGAQVAALVALGTGIGAGLLLDGKLYRGAYGVAPELGHLTVVRGGRPCPCGKYGCWERYCSGTALAATAVELLARHPGRSTVLAPQVAGDPGSVTGRRVAGAARDGDPIAQLAMAELAKWLGEGLALVADVFDPEIIVIGGGVSESAPLFLDEAREHYAGTITGARHRPLARIRTAHLGDDTAIVGAAALALEAAKTPV